A segment of the bacterium genome:
CGGCGCACCATCCGGACGTGATACTGCGGGTCGGCATTGAGCCCGGTGCCCGTCGCCGTCCCGCCGATCCCGATGTAGAGCAGGCGTTCACGCGCATTCTTGATGCGCTCGATGTCGAGGGCGACCGCCTGCGCGTATGCGCCGAACTCCTGGCCCAGCCGGACCGGGACGGCGTCCTGGAGGTGGGTGCGGCCGGCCTTCACGATGCCGTCGAACTCGTGGGCCTTCTGCCCCAGCGCTTCCACCAGGCCCTCCAGGGCCGAGAGCAGGTCGCCGAGGGTCATGAGCGCGGCAAGCCTGATCGCGGTCGGCGTGACATCGTTGGTGGACTGGGCCATGTTGACATGGTCGTTGGGGTGGACGAGCGTGTACTCGCCGCGCCTGCCGCCGAGCAACTCGATCGCGCGGTTGGCGATCACCTCATTCGTGTTCATGTGCTGGGAGGTGCCGGCTCCCATCTGAAAGGCATCGATCGGGAACTGCGCATCCCACTTTCCCTCGACGACCTCTTGGGCTGCCTGGGCGATGACACCCGCGATCTTGGGATCGAGCTGACCGAGGGCGGCGTTCGTGTCCGCGGCCGCCTGTTTGATCGTTGCGGTCGCCGCGATGAATGCTCGGGGGAGCCGCAGGCCGCTGATGGGAAAGTTCTCAATGGCGCGGGCGGTCTGCGAGCCATAGTACGCGTCGGCTGGGACCCGTACCTCCCCGAGGGCGTCCCGCTCGATCCGGTACTGTCCGTCGGTGCTCATCGAATTCCTCCACGCCGGTGTCTCGCCGGATGTCTATCAGTATACCGCTCAGCATCGCGCGCCGCGCGGTCTGCCAAGGGCAGGAAACCGCTTGCATGGGCGGGAATACGCCCGGCAGTTCCCTATGGCCGATCACGCGGCATCGCATGCGTACGCCCCGAGCATCCCCTGGTGGCTCCAGCCGGCCGCCACCGTGACGATCCTCTCAGGCTTTGTGGTGTACGCAACGTGGGTGGCGTTGCAGGGGCACGGATCCATCGGGCCGTACTTGTCCCCGTTTTACTCGCCCCCGGTAACGGTGGCCGCGATCCCCATCTCGCCGGCGTTCTGGGTCCTGTGGGCTCCGGCGGGGTTCAGGGCGACCTGTTACTACTACCGCAAGGCGTACTACCGCTCCTACTTCGCCGATCCGATCTCGTGCATGGTGCCCGAGTCCCGGCGTCGATATGCCGGAGAGACGGCGTTCCCGTTCATTCTCAATAACCTCCACCGGTACCTGCTGTACGCGGCGCTCGTGGTGCTCGTCTTTCTCTGGATCGACGCGATCAAGGCTTTCGTGTTCAACGGGCGGTTTGGGATCCACCTGGGTTCGGTGCTGTTTCTCGCCAACGTCGTCTTGCTCTCCGGGTACACGCTCGGCTGCCACGCGTTCCGCCACATGGTGGGGGGCAACCTCGATTGCTACTCCTGCGCCAGGGGCGGGCGCGCGCGTTTTCGCCTGTGGCAGTGGGTCACCCCGCTGAACCACTTGCACGCCGCGTGGGCGTGGGCCAGCCTCTTCTCCGTCGTCGCCGTCGATGTGTACCTTCGCCTGCTGATGGCGAACGCGATCGTCGACCCGGCTCTGTTTTAGCCGGATCGTGCGGAGGGACAGGCGTGGCTGATTGGTACGACACGGTCGAGCACGATGTCCTCGTGATCGGCGCCGGCGGGGCCGGCCTGCGCGCCGCGATCGCCGCCGCCGAATCCGGGTGCTCGGTGGGCCTGGTGTGCAAATCGCTCCTCGGCAAGGCACACACCGTGATGGCCGAGGGGGGGATCGCCGCCGCGCTCGGCAACGTCGATCCCAAGGACGACTGGCGGGTGCACTTCGCCGACACCATGCGCGGCGGGCAGATGATCAGTGACTATCGGATGGTGGAATTCTTCGCGAAGGAAGCGCCGGAGCGCGTGTACGAGCTCGAACGGTGGGGCGGTCTCTTCGACCGCACGCCGGATGGGAAGATCTTGCAGCGGCCGTTCGGCGCCCACACCTACCGCCGGCTCTGCCACGTCGGCGATCGCACCGGATTGGAGATGATCCGGACCCTCCAGGACAAGGCGGTCCACAGCGCGGTCCAGGTCCATATGGAGATCACCCTGACGCGGTTGCTCAAGGACGCGGAGCGGATCGCCGGGGCCTTCGGCTACCGACGGGAAGACGGGCGTTACGTCCTCTTTCGGGCGAAGGCGGTGATCCTGGCCACCGGCGGGTGGGGCAAGGTCTACAAGGTCACGAGCAACTCGTGGGAGTGCACGGGGGACGGCTGCGCGATGGCCTACGAGGCCGGCGCAGAGTTGATGGATATGGAGATGGTCCAGTTCCACCCCACCGGGATGGTCTGGCCGCCGGGCGTCCGCGGGATCCTGGTCACCGAGGCGGTCCGCGGGGAGGGGGGGATCCTCCGAAACGCCAACGGCGAGCGATTCATGGAGCGCTACGACCAGAAGAAGATGGAGCTCAGCAGCCGGGACGTGGTGGCGCGGTCCATTTATAAGGAAGTCCAGGCCGGGCGGGGGAGCCCGCACGGTGGGGCGTTCCTCGACATCAGCCAGCGCGGCGCCGAGTTCATCAAAAAGAAGCTGCCCAGCATGTACGAGCAGTTCCTCAAGCTCGCCGATATCGACATCACCAAGTCTCCGATGGAGGTCGCACCGACGATCCACTACGTGATGGGGGGCGTCCGCGTGGAGGCGGGGGCCGGGGCGTCCACCGTCCCCGGGCTGTACGCGGCCGGCGAGGTGGCCGCGGGCCTGCATGGGGCGAACCGCTTGGGCGGCAACTCGCTCTCGGACCTCCTGGTGTTTGGCAAGCGGACGGGGGAGCATGCGGCCGCGTACGCAAAGGGTCTTGTCGCCACACCCCGGGTGGACGACCGCCAGGCGGGTGAGGAGCGGGCGCTGCTGCAGCGCCCGTTCGAGGGGGGCGGGAAGGAGAATCCCTTCGCGATCCACGAGGCGCTGCAGGAGGTGATGGGGACCTATGCCGGGATCGCGCGGACCGGCGACCAGCTCGCCCGGGGTCTCGAGAAGATCCTGGAGCTGCAAAAGCGGTCTGGGGACCTGCACGCCCCCGGCTCGATGCTCTTCAACCCGGGATGGCACGCGTGCCGCGACGTCCGGTTCATGCTGACCCTCTGCGAGGCGATCTTCCGATCGGCGTTCGAGCGAAAGGAGAGCCGCGGCGCCCACTGGCGGCTGGACTTTCCCGATCCAGACTCCACGTGGGCAGCTCGGAACCTGATCGTCCGTCGAAGCGACGGCGGGATGCAGGTGAGCGTACGGCCGGTACCGCAGGTGCCCGCGGAGCTTGCCCAGCTGGTCCAACCGAGAGCCTGACGGACCGGTCGTGCCGCCGCCTCGTGGCGGCGATTGGAGGATGTGATGGCGGACGCGACGTTCCAGGTGTTCCGCGGCGACGCCAAGCGCGGCGACCTGGTCACCTACAAGGTCCCGATCACCGAAGGGATGGTCGTCCTCGACGGAATTCACTACATTCAGGGACACCTGGACGGTACGCTGGCGTGCCGGTGGAACTGCAAGGCGGCCAAGTGCGGATCCTGCAGCGCGGAGGTCAACGGGCGGCCGCGCCTCATGTGCAAGACCCGGGTCGACGAGTTCGGAGATCTCCCGATCACGGTCCGGCCGATCAAGGTGTTTCCCGTGATCAAGGATCTCGTCACGGATGTCTCGTGGAACTACAAAGTGAACCGGGAGATCCCGCCGTTCACCCCGAGCCCGGACGATCCCGGTCCTTGGAAGATGTACCCCGAGGACGTGGAACGGCTGTTCGAGTTCCGGAAATGCATCGAATGCTTCCTGTGCCAGGATGTCTGCCACGTGCTCCGGGAGCACGAGGGGCAGAGCCGGTACATGGGCCCGCGGTTCATGGTCCGGATCGCGGCCCTCGAGATGCACCCCAAGGACACCCGTTCGCGGACGGACCTCCTCAAAGGGGCAGGCGGCATCGGATTCTGCAACGTCACCAAGTGCTGCGAAGAGGTGTGCCCGGAGCACATCCACATCACCGACAACGCCATCATCCCCCTCAAGGAGCGGATGGCGGACGACTTCTTCGATCCCTGGAGAGCCCTGCTCAGACTCTTCGGAAGCAAAAAAGAGCCCCGGGGGACCTGACCCATGCTGACGCTGGAGAAGCTCACCCCGCCCCGCGAAGGGCAGCGGATCGAAGTCCGGGACGGCAAGCTCCACGTGCCCGATACTCCGATCCTGCCCTTCATCGAGGGGGACGGGACCGGCCCCGATATCTGGCGCGCCACAGTGCGCGTGCTGGAAGCGGCGGTCCGCCGGGCCTACGGCGGGCGGAAGCAGATCGTGTGGTTCGAGGTCTTCGCGGGAGAGAAAGCCCACACCCGGTTCGGGACCTGGCTCCTCGACGATACCCTGCGCGCATTCGAGTACTACACGGTCGGGATCAAGGGCCCGCTGACGACCCCGATCGGGGGTGGATTCAGGAGCCTCAACGTGTCGCTCCGCCAGCAGCTCGACCTGTACGCGTGCGTCCGTCCCGTGCGGTACTTCGAGGGCGTACCGAGCCCGGTGCGCCACCCGGAGCAGGTCGACGTCGTCGTGTTCCGGGAGAACACCGAAGATATCTATGTCGGGTATGAGTTTGCGGGGGGGAGCCCCGAGGCCAAGAAGCTGATTGACTTCGTCGGGCGCGAGTTCAAATGGAAGATCCGCGAGGGCGCCGGGGTCGGGCTCAAGCCGATGAGCCCGTTTGGGAGCAAGCGGCTGGTGCGCAAGGCCATCCAGTATGCGATCGACCACGGCCGCGCCAGTGTCACGCTCGTCCACAAGGGTAACATCATGAAGTACACTGAGGGGGCGTTCGCGCAGTGGGGGTACGAGCTGGCGCGTGAGGAGTTCGGAGACCGGACGATCCCTTGGAGCGAGGTGCAGAAGCTCGGCGGGAAAGTCCCCACCGGCAAGATCTTAATCCAGGACTACATCGCCGACGTCACGTTCCAGCACCTGTTGACCCGACCGAGATCGTTCGACGTGATCGCCACCAGCAACCTCAATGGCGATTACATCTCGGATGCGGTCGCCGCACAAGTCGGGGGCATCGGCATGGCGCCGGGCGGCAACATCAGTGACTTTCACGCGGTGTTTGAGGCGACCCACGGCACCGCCCCCAAGTACGCGAATCAAGACAAGGTGAACCCCGGTTCGCTCATCCTCTCCGGGGTGATGATGCTGGAACACCTGGGGTGGGGAGAGGCGGCCCGCCTCATCGTCCAAGCGATGGAGGCGACGTTCCGCCGCAAGATCATGACCTATGATTTGGCGCGGCTGACGGAGGGCGCCCGCGAGGTCCGCACGAGCGAGTTCGCGACGGCCGTGATCGACGGCATGTGATGGAGGGATCCGGGTGGGCAGAACGCGCGCCAAGGTGACCATCGTGGGGGCCGGCAACGTCGGCCATTCGGCCGCCCAGTGGATCCTGTCGCACCGACTCGCCGACGTCGTGCTGGTGGATGTCATCGAGGGGATGCCCCAAGGAAAGGCGTTGGATCTCATGGAAGCGGAGCCGATCGAAGGCGTCGACTTCCGGATTACCGGCGCCAACGGATACGACGAGACCGCTCAGTCGGACATCGTTGTGATTGTGGCCGGGATCGCCCGCAAGCCCGGGATGAGCCGGGAGGACCTGCTCGCCACGAACGCCGGGATCGT
Coding sequences within it:
- a CDS encoding aspartate ammonia-lyase, with protein sequence MSTDGQYRIERDALGEVRVPADAYYGSQTARAIENFPISGLRLPRAFIAATATIKQAAADTNAALGQLDPKIAGVIAQAAQEVVEGKWDAQFPIDAFQMGAGTSQHMNTNEVIANRAIELLGGRRGEYTLVHPNDHVNMAQSTNDVTPTAIRLAALMTLGDLLSALEGLVEALGQKAHEFDGIVKAGRTHLQDAVPVRLGQEFGAYAQAVALDIERIKNARERLLYIGIGGTATGTGLNADPQYHVRMVRRLSELTGLPLRSSGNLFESMQNMADALECSAALRTLAATLTRIANDLRLMASGPNTGLDELRLPPVQPGSSIMPGKVNPSMAEMLNMVCFHVMGNDLTVLAAVQAGQLELNVMLPVIALNLLQSIQILTNATGAFTDRCVRGIVANEEQCRHWVEHSAALATALNPYLGYSTVAEVVKEFVRTGRPIRQIVLDRGLLSEAKLNEILSVRAMTEPGIPGKARAI
- a CDS encoding succinate dehydrogenase, translating into MHGREYARQFPMADHAASHAYAPSIPWWLQPAATVTILSGFVVYATWVALQGHGSIGPYLSPFYSPPVTVAAIPISPAFWVLWAPAGFRATCYYYRKAYYRSYFADPISCMVPESRRRYAGETAFPFILNNLHRYLLYAALVVLVFLWIDAIKAFVFNGRFGIHLGSVLFLANVVLLSGYTLGCHAFRHMVGGNLDCYSCARGGRARFRLWQWVTPLNHLHAAWAWASLFSVVAVDVYLRLLMANAIVDPALF
- a CDS encoding FAD-binding protein yields the protein MADWYDTVEHDVLVIGAGGAGLRAAIAAAESGCSVGLVCKSLLGKAHTVMAEGGIAAALGNVDPKDDWRVHFADTMRGGQMISDYRMVEFFAKEAPERVYELERWGGLFDRTPDGKILQRPFGAHTYRRLCHVGDRTGLEMIRTLQDKAVHSAVQVHMEITLTRLLKDAERIAGAFGYRREDGRYVLFRAKAVILATGGWGKVYKVTSNSWECTGDGCAMAYEAGAELMDMEMVQFHPTGMVWPPGVRGILVTEAVRGEGGILRNANGERFMERYDQKKMELSSRDVVARSIYKEVQAGRGSPHGGAFLDISQRGAEFIKKKLPSMYEQFLKLADIDITKSPMEVAPTIHYVMGGVRVEAGAGASTVPGLYAAGEVAAGLHGANRLGGNSLSDLLVFGKRTGEHAAAYAKGLVATPRVDDRQAGEERALLQRPFEGGGKENPFAIHEALQEVMGTYAGIARTGDQLARGLEKILELQKRSGDLHAPGSMLFNPGWHACRDVRFMLTLCEAIFRSAFERKESRGAHWRLDFPDPDSTWAARNLIVRRSDGGMQVSVRPVPQVPAELAQLVQPRA
- a CDS encoding succinate dehydrogenase/fumarate reductase iron-sulfur subunit, coding for MADATFQVFRGDAKRGDLVTYKVPITEGMVVLDGIHYIQGHLDGTLACRWNCKAAKCGSCSAEVNGRPRLMCKTRVDEFGDLPITVRPIKVFPVIKDLVTDVSWNYKVNREIPPFTPSPDDPGPWKMYPEDVERLFEFRKCIECFLCQDVCHVLREHEGQSRYMGPRFMVRIAALEMHPKDTRSRTDLLKGAGGIGFCNVTKCCEEVCPEHIHITDNAIIPLKERMADDFFDPWRALLRLFGSKKEPRGT
- the icd gene encoding isocitrate dehydrogenase (NADP(+)) produces the protein MLTLEKLTPPREGQRIEVRDGKLHVPDTPILPFIEGDGTGPDIWRATVRVLEAAVRRAYGGRKQIVWFEVFAGEKAHTRFGTWLLDDTLRAFEYYTVGIKGPLTTPIGGGFRSLNVSLRQQLDLYACVRPVRYFEGVPSPVRHPEQVDVVVFRENTEDIYVGYEFAGGSPEAKKLIDFVGREFKWKIREGAGVGLKPMSPFGSKRLVRKAIQYAIDHGRASVTLVHKGNIMKYTEGAFAQWGYELAREEFGDRTIPWSEVQKLGGKVPTGKILIQDYIADVTFQHLLTRPRSFDVIATSNLNGDYISDAVAAQVGGIGMAPGGNISDFHAVFEATHGTAPKYANQDKVNPGSLILSGVMMLEHLGWGEAARLIVQAMEATFRRKIMTYDLARLTEGAREVRTSEFATAVIDGM